A window of Mucilaginibacter paludis DSM 18603 contains these coding sequences:
- a CDS encoding dihydrodipicolinate synthase family protein: protein MIKFEWKGVFPAVTTKFTDNDELDLDAFDVNIQAQLEAGIDGIILCGSLGEASSLTEDEKYTLLKHTLELVAGKVPVLLNIAEQTTKSAVSIAKKAFELGADGLMLLPPMRYKADDDETVAYFAAVAESTPLPIMLYNNPVDYKIEITLDMFEKLSVYENIQAIKESTRDVINITRLINRFGDRYKIFTGVDPLAAESLIMGAIGWVAGLVDAFPKETVAIYRLVKAGRYEEAIAIHRWFLPVLELDIHPKLVQYIKLAEVATKIGTETVRAPRLPLSGTERETVLNTINQALSCRPELPEGSWGKLNEVTA from the coding sequence ATGATAAAATTTGAATGGAAAGGGGTATTCCCTGCGGTAACCACAAAATTTACCGATAATGACGAACTTGACCTTGATGCTTTTGATGTAAACATCCAGGCGCAATTAGAAGCTGGTATTGATGGTATTATTTTATGCGGATCATTAGGTGAAGCGAGCTCTTTAACAGAAGATGAAAAATATACCTTGCTAAAGCACACCCTGGAATTAGTTGCGGGAAAGGTTCCGGTGCTATTGAACATTGCCGAGCAAACCACCAAGAGTGCTGTTAGCATTGCCAAAAAAGCTTTTGAATTGGGGGCCGACGGTTTAATGTTGTTGCCGCCTATGCGTTACAAGGCCGATGATGACGAAACCGTAGCTTACTTTGCCGCTGTAGCGGAGAGTACACCACTTCCTATCATGCTTTATAACAATCCGGTTGACTATAAAATAGAGATCACGCTGGACATGTTTGAAAAATTGTCTGTTTACGAGAACATCCAGGCCATTAAGGAATCAACACGCGATGTGATCAATATTACCAGGCTGATTAACCGTTTTGGCGACAGGTACAAAATATTTACCGGGGTTGATCCTCTTGCCGCAGAAAGCTTGATTATGGGTGCCATTGGCTGGGTTGCCGGTTTGGTTGACGCATTTCCGAAAGAAACGGTTGCTATTTACCGTTTGGTAAAAGCCGGCCGTTATGAAGAAGCTATCGCTATCCACCGTTGGTTTTTGCCGGTTTTAGAGCTCGACATCCATCCAAAACTGGTTCAATATATCAAGCTGGCAGAGGTAGCAACAAAAATTGGTACCGAAACTGTAAGGGCACCACGCTTGCCTTTGAGCGGAACTGAACGCGAGACTGTTTTAAATACCATTAACCAGGCGTTAAGCTGCCGTCCCGAATTGCCTGAAGGCAGCTGGGGTAAGTTAAACGAAGTAACCGCTTAA
- a CDS encoding 4-hydroxyproline epimerase, with the protein MSSKTFFCIDAHTCGNPVRLVAGGGPTLKGDNMSEKRQHFLKEFDWIRTGLMFEPRGHDMMSGSILYPPHDPENDVAVLFIETSGCLPMCGHGTIGTITIAIEEGLIQPKVPGVIRMEAPAGLVTIAYKQEGGKVKSVKLTNVPSFLAAENLQVECPDLGTLTVDVAYGGNYYAIVDPQPNFAGLENYTAGQLIAWSRVLRQRINELYTFVHPQNPTINTCTHILWAGATLSADATARNAVFYGDKAIDRSPCGTGTSARMAQWYAKGKLKKGDSFIHESIIGSKFTGTVEDVVKVGDIDAIIPGIEGWAKVYGYNTIKIDDDDPYAHGFQVI; encoded by the coding sequence ATGAGCAGTAAAACTTTTTTTTGTATCGACGCGCATACCTGCGGTAATCCTGTCAGGCTGGTTGCAGGTGGCGGGCCCACGCTCAAAGGAGATAATATGAGTGAAAAGCGCCAGCATTTTTTAAAGGAGTTTGACTGGATCCGTACCGGGTTGATGTTTGAGCCCCGCGGGCATGATATGATGTCGGGCAGTATTTTGTACCCACCTCACGATCCCGAAAACGATGTGGCCGTACTGTTTATAGAAACCAGCGGATGCTTACCCATGTGTGGCCATGGCACCATTGGTACCATTACCATTGCTATTGAAGAAGGGCTTATACAGCCTAAAGTACCTGGTGTGATCCGGATGGAAGCTCCTGCAGGCTTGGTTACTATAGCTTACAAGCAGGAGGGTGGCAAGGTTAAATCTGTTAAACTAACCAACGTGCCCTCTTTTTTGGCCGCAGAAAATCTGCAGGTAGAATGCCCCGACTTAGGTACCTTAACCGTTGATGTGGCTTATGGAGGTAATTATTATGCCATTGTTGATCCTCAGCCCAATTTTGCAGGCCTGGAAAATTATACCGCCGGGCAGCTCATTGCCTGGAGCCGCGTACTGAGGCAGCGCATTAATGAGCTTTATACCTTTGTACATCCGCAAAACCCCACTATCAATACCTGCACGCATATCCTTTGGGCAGGCGCTACCTTATCTGCCGATGCAACTGCGCGAAATGCTGTTTTTTATGGCGATAAAGCGATAGACCGGTCGCCATGTGGTACTGGTACTTCAGCCAGGATGGCACAGTGGTACGCCAAGGGGAAATTAAAAAAAGGCGATTCATTTATTCACGAAAGTATTATCGGAAGCAAATTTACCGGTACTGTGGAGGATGTGGTGAAGGTGGGTGATATTGACGCCATTATTCCCGGGATTGAAGGATGGGCTAAAGTATATGGATATAACACCATTAAGATAGATGATGATGATCCGTATGCGCACGGGTTCCAGGTAATTTGA
- a CDS encoding NAD(P)/FAD-dependent oxidoreductase: MSKVLIIGAGIMGLSSAYFLQKAGYEVTILEKGDLADNCSFGNAGMIVPSHFVPLAAPGMVSQGIRWMFNSKSPFYVRPSLNADLISWGMKFLKNANTKHVEASAQPLTELSLLSKSLYQDLAKEPGFDFGLSEKGILMFYKTEKAAEEEAHLAQKGRELGLDMQVLNVAECLALQPELQLDVLGAVHYRCDAHLYPNQLMAVLLKHLTENGVKIVRNHEVTKIETTGNAISRVFTAGEEWTADQYIIAGGSFSPSVAKLVNLKVSLMPGKGYSFMVKEPNQRMQIPALLAEARVAITPMNGNLRYGGTMELDKINSRINMNRVKGIVQSIPAYFPDLRPDVPAEKEIWFGFRPSSPDGLPYIGRSYKYNNLIMATGHGMMGLSLGPATGLLVSQIISGAKTSIDIEAFSPNRF, translated from the coding sequence ATGTCTAAAGTATTGATTATAGGTGCTGGTATTATGGGGCTTAGTTCCGCTTATTTTTTGCAAAAGGCGGGCTACGAGGTTACGATTCTTGAAAAAGGCGATCTGGCCGACAATTGTTCGTTCGGCAATGCTGGGATGATCGTTCCGAGCCATTTTGTGCCGCTGGCGGCGCCTGGTATGGTGAGCCAGGGAATAAGATGGATGTTTAACAGCAAAAGCCCATTTTATGTACGTCCCTCGCTTAATGCGGACCTGATTTCCTGGGGAATGAAGTTTCTTAAAAATGCCAATACCAAACATGTAGAGGCATCTGCACAGCCTTTGACCGAGCTGTCGTTGCTCAGCAAAAGTCTTTATCAGGACCTTGCAAAAGAGCCCGGTTTTGATTTCGGCCTTTCGGAAAAGGGGATACTGATGTTTTATAAAACAGAGAAGGCGGCCGAAGAAGAAGCGCACCTGGCACAAAAAGGAAGAGAGCTTGGTTTAGATATGCAGGTGCTTAACGTTGCGGAATGCCTTGCACTACAGCCAGAGCTTCAACTGGATGTTTTGGGTGCCGTTCATTACCGTTGCGATGCGCATCTGTACCCCAATCAATTGATGGCTGTTTTGCTGAAACATCTCACTGAAAATGGAGTGAAGATTGTACGCAACCACGAAGTAACCAAGATTGAAACCACTGGTAACGCGATTAGCCGTGTTTTTACTGCCGGAGAAGAATGGACTGCCGATCAATATATTATAGCCGGAGGATCATTTTCGCCGTCGGTAGCCAAGCTGGTTAATTTAAAGGTATCTTTAATGCCCGGCAAAGGGTATTCGTTTATGGTTAAAGAACCAAACCAACGGATGCAGATCCCGGCTTTGCTTGCCGAAGCAAGGGTTGCTATCACCCCGATGAATGGCAACCTAAGATATGGAGGCACCATGGAACTGGATAAAATTAATAGCCGGATCAACATGAACCGCGTAAAAGGGATAGTACAATCCATACCAGCGTACTTTCCGGATTTGCGGCCAGATGTTCCAGCCGAGAAGGAGATCTGGTTCGGCTTCAGGCCTTCATCGCCAGATGGTTTGCCATATATTGGCCGGAGCTATAAATACAATAATTTAATTATGGCAACCGGGCATGGTATGATGGGTTTAAGCCTGGGCCCTGCCACTGGCTTATTGGTGAGCCAGATCATCAGTGGTGCTAAAACCAGTATAGACATTGAAGCATTTTCTCCCAATCGTTTTTGA
- a CDS encoding aldehyde dehydrogenase (NADP(+)) — MINGNNIIACTYTDVDGTAFSAIDPSTGELLDGSFAGADSDAVNEALKQATEAFKVYRTIGAERKAGFLRAIAEQITLLGETLIGRAAAESGLPVGRITGEMGRTTGQLRMFADLVEEGSWVDAVIDEAQPDRVPMPRSDIRRMLVPIGPVVVFGASNFPLAFSVAGGDTASALASGCPVIVKVHPAHPGTSALVGYAINKAAEATGMPKGVFSMLYDNGYAVGAQLVKHEQTKAVAFTGSLKGGMALIKLAQERESIIPIFTEMGSINPVILLPAMLNADPAGLAAKYAASITLGAGQFCTNPGLILAVQSEGLNRFTAELGRLIATTPSAAMLTPGIWQNYQTLSSEVLSEDGLELIAKSDVINTAKVNQSVAAVAKVSALEFISNKKLSEEIFGPWSLIVVADDVAQLEQAIQSLEGQLTATVMADREELPQYTVLLDTLTAITGRVILNGVPTGVEVCAAMQHGGPFPAASDSRFTSVGTGAVYRFVRPVAWQDWEDSLLPPELQASNPLNIWRQVNNNWTKA; from the coding sequence ATGATAAACGGTAATAATATAATAGCCTGTACTTATACTGATGTTGATGGCACCGCATTTAGCGCTATCGATCCCTCAACCGGCGAACTGCTTGACGGCAGTTTTGCCGGTGCCGACAGCGACGCGGTTAACGAAGCTTTAAAGCAAGCTACCGAAGCGTTTAAAGTTTACCGTACCATTGGTGCTGAACGCAAGGCCGGGTTTTTACGCGCCATAGCCGAACAAATCACTCTGCTTGGCGAAACCCTGATTGGCAGAGCCGCTGCCGAGAGTGGTTTACCCGTAGGGCGGATTACGGGCGAAATGGGGCGTACCACGGGGCAACTCCGCATGTTTGCCGACCTGGTGGAAGAGGGATCATGGGTTGATGCTGTGATTGACGAAGCCCAGCCCGATCGTGTACCGATGCCGAGGTCGGATATCCGCCGTATGTTGGTGCCCATTGGGCCTGTGGTAGTATTTGGTGCCAGTAACTTTCCGCTTGCTTTTTCTGTAGCGGGTGGGGATACTGCATCGGCTCTGGCTTCAGGCTGCCCGGTTATTGTCAAGGTTCATCCGGCACATCCGGGTACCAGTGCGCTGGTTGGCTATGCAATTAACAAAGCCGCCGAAGCAACAGGTATGCCGAAGGGTGTTTTTTCGATGCTTTACGACAACGGTTATGCCGTGGGCGCTCAGTTGGTAAAGCATGAGCAAACTAAGGCAGTAGCCTTCACCGGCTCGTTAAAAGGTGGTATGGCTTTAATAAAGCTGGCTCAGGAACGCGAAAGCATCATCCCTATATTTACCGAAATGGGAAGCATTAATCCTGTTATCTTACTGCCAGCCATGTTAAATGCCGATCCTGCTGGGCTTGCTGCAAAATATGCGGCCTCCATTACCTTGGGCGCAGGGCAGTTCTGTACTAATCCGGGTTTGATACTGGCTGTACAGTCAGAAGGTTTAAACCGTTTTACGGCCGAATTAGGCAGGTTAATTGCAACCACCCCATCGGCAGCTATGCTTACGCCAGGTATCTGGCAAAATTATCAAACCTTATCTTCGGAAGTTCTTTCTGAAGATGGTTTGGAGTTGATAGCCAAATCTGATGTGATCAATACGGCAAAGGTCAATCAATCGGTAGCTGCGGTGGCTAAAGTATCCGCGTTAGAGTTCATCAGCAATAAAAAATTAAGCGAAGAAATATTTGGCCCCTGGTCGTTAATCGTAGTAGCCGATGATGTTGCGCAATTGGAGCAGGCCATCCAATCGCTCGAAGGGCAACTTACCGCTACTGTAATGGCTGATCGTGAAGAGCTGCCACAATACACCGTATTATTGGATACCTTAACAGCCATTACTGGCCGGGTTATTCTAAACGGCGTACCTACAGGCGTAGAAGTTTGTGCTGCTATGCAGCATGGCGGGCCGTTCCCGGCTGCCAGCGATAGCCGTTTTACTTCGGTAGGTACCGGCGCCGTTTACCGTTTTGTACGGCCCGTAGCCTGGCAGGACTGGGAGGATAGTTTGTTACCACCCGAATTGCAGGCATCTAATCCGCTGAATATTTGGCGGCAGGTCAATAACAACTGGACTAAAGCATAA
- a CDS encoding glycoside hydrolase family 127 protein, translated as MINKLTLIAACCTVSAFFNLDYAAAQSYVPELNDSRMKIKPTIQLQAYSFDLQDVRLLESPFKQAMEKDAAYLLSVEPDRLLSGFRSHSGLTPKGKMYGGWESSGLAGHTLGHYLSAISMQYASSRNPQFLERVNYIVKELKECQVARKTGYIGAIPKEDTIWAEIKKGDIRSRGFDLNGGWSPWYTVHKVMAGLLDAYLYCNNAEALNICKGMGDWTGELLQNLNDEQIQSMLLCEYGGMAETLVNLYAITGNKAYLATSYKFYDKRILNPLSENKDILPGKHSNTQIPKVIASARRYELTGEKKDEDISVNFWNIITKDHSYATGGNSNYEYLSEPDKLNDKLTENTTETCNTYNMLKLTRHLFSVNPSAALMDYYEKALYNHILASQNHDDGMMCYFVPLRMGGKKEYSSPFDTFTCCVGSGMENHVKYNESIYYRGNDGSLYVNLFIPSVLTWKEKGITLTQQNNFPASDVTTFVINSTKPVNFALKIRKPKWAGNCLIKVNGKAGITTTNEQGYLVINRLWKNNDKIEFVTPESIYTEAIPDNINRKALFYGPVLLAGVLGNAEPDPTHGVPVFVISETDPAKWLKMVDQKSLAFTTAESSQPAEVKLIPFNQTKNEYYSVYWDVFTPANWAIQQKAYDAEKKKQQELEVHTTDMIRLGEMQPERDHNFTGQHETTGEDHQKKWRMGEDGGYISYEMKTDPNTHHTLINTYWGMDNRGRIFDILVDGVKLATEDLNKYKESRFYTISYDIPVEFTKGKSKVTIKLQAKPNNSAGPLYGSRMVKD; from the coding sequence ATGATCAATAAACTAACCTTGATAGCTGCTTGTTGCACGGTATCTGCTTTTTTTAATTTAGATTATGCTGCAGCTCAATCTTACGTGCCGGAGCTGAACGATAGCCGGATGAAAATAAAGCCGACAATTCAGTTGCAGGCCTATTCTTTCGACCTGCAGGATGTACGCCTGCTTGAAAGCCCTTTTAAACAGGCTATGGAGAAAGACGCGGCTTACTTATTATCAGTTGAGCCAGACCGCCTGTTATCGGGTTTCCGTTCGCACTCAGGCTTAACACCTAAGGGTAAAATGTACGGCGGATGGGAATCTTCGGGGCTGGCCGGGCATACCCTTGGCCACTACCTTTCGGCCATATCCATGCAGTATGCATCAAGTCGTAACCCGCAGTTTTTAGAGCGTGTAAATTATATTGTAAAGGAACTTAAAGAATGCCAGGTTGCACGTAAAACCGGTTATATAGGTGCTATACCTAAAGAGGATACAATCTGGGCAGAAATAAAAAAAGGCGACATCCGCTCGCGTGGATTTGATCTTAACGGAGGCTGGTCGCCCTGGTATACTGTTCATAAGGTGATGGCAGGCCTTTTGGATGCCTACCTCTATTGCAATAATGCCGAAGCGCTTAATATTTGCAAGGGAATGGGCGACTGGACCGGCGAATTGCTGCAAAACCTCAATGATGAGCAAATACAATCCATGCTGCTTTGTGAGTACGGTGGTATGGCCGAAACACTGGTTAACCTTTATGCTATTACCGGCAATAAAGCGTACCTGGCTACATCCTATAAGTTTTACGATAAACGCATCCTGAATCCACTGTCCGAAAATAAAGATATCCTCCCCGGAAAGCACTCCAACACCCAGATACCTAAAGTAATTGCCAGTGCAAGGCGATACGAGCTCACCGGCGAAAAAAAGGATGAAGATATCTCTGTTAACTTTTGGAATATCATCACCAAAGATCACTCGTACGCTACAGGCGGCAACAGTAATTACGAATACCTGAGCGAGCCGGATAAATTAAACGATAAGCTGACCGAAAATACCACCGAAACATGCAACACCTATAACATGCTCAAGCTTACTCGGCACTTGTTTTCGGTGAACCCATCGGCAGCGCTGATGGACTATTATGAAAAGGCTTTATATAACCATATTTTGGCTTCGCAAAACCATGACGATGGGATGATGTGTTATTTTGTGCCACTACGAATGGGCGGCAAAAAAGAATATAGCTCGCCATTTGATACTTTTACCTGTTGCGTGGGCTCCGGTATGGAGAATCATGTTAAATACAACGAGAGTATTTATTACCGCGGTAACGATGGTAGCTTGTATGTCAACCTGTTCATTCCATCTGTACTTACCTGGAAAGAGAAAGGCATCACGCTGACGCAGCAAAATAATTTTCCGGCAAGCGATGTTACAACCTTCGTCATCAATTCTACCAAGCCGGTTAACTTTGCTTTAAAAATCCGCAAGCCTAAATGGGCAGGCAACTGCTTAATTAAAGTTAATGGCAAAGCCGGAATTACGACAACAAACGAGCAGGGCTACCTGGTGATTAACCGCCTGTGGAAGAATAACGACAAAATAGAATTTGTAACCCCTGAAAGTATTTACACCGAGGCCATACCTGATAACATTAACAGGAAAGCTTTATTTTACGGCCCTGTTTTGCTGGCAGGTGTGTTAGGCAATGCCGAGCCCGACCCGACGCACGGAGTACCGGTTTTTGTAATCAGCGAAACCGACCCAGCCAAATGGCTAAAAATGGTTGATCAGAAAAGCCTGGCCTTTACTACAGCCGAAAGCTCGCAGCCAGCCGAAGTAAAGTTGATTCCGTTTAACCAAACTAAAAACGAATATTACTCCGTTTACTGGGATGTCTTTACGCCTGCAAACTGGGCTATACAGCAAAAGGCTTACGATGCCGAAAAGAAGAAACAGCAGGAGTTGGAAGTGCATACTACCGATATGATCCGTTTGGGCGAGATGCAACCGGAACGGGATCACAACTTTACCGGCCAGCATGAAACGACCGGCGAAGACCATCAGAAAAAATGGCGAATGGGCGAAGATGGCGGCTACATCAGTTATGAAATGAAAACAGACCCCAACACGCATCATACACTCATCAATACTTATTGGGGGATGGATAACCGCGGCCGGATATTCGATATACTGGTTGACGGTGTTAAATTAGCCACGGAAGATTTGAATAAATACAAGGAAAGCCGTTTTTATACCATTAGCTATGATATACCAGTTGAGTTTACCAAGGGCAAATCCAAGGTTACTATTAAATTACAGGCCAAACCTAACAATAGCGCCGGTCCGCTTTACGGCAGCCGCATGGTCAAGGATTAA